The following nucleotide sequence is from Mesorhizobium sp. J8.
CGGATTAACAGTGCAAGGGCGTCGTGGACACGCTGGCGTTGAAAAAGCTTGGTGAGAACGGAATGGTTGTCGGACTCGGCGTCTGGAGCGCCAAAGTGGTTTTCCGCATCAGCAGAACCTGAAATCCGACGCGGTCAGGCTCAGGTCGGCCAGGTCGAGCAAGCTTTGCACGTTGCCAAGGTGCGCGAAGTCGTCCACGTTGTTCTCGGAGGTAACATAACCCAGTTCCGCCGTCATGGTGTTATAATTGAAATAGGCAATGATATCGCCTGCAGCCTCGCCGGAGATACCCTTGGCTGCGGCCGAGCCATCGGCAAAACTGTGATGAGTGATCACTACGACATGCTCCCCGTTCGCGCCATTGGCGGGGCCGCTGTAGAAGGTGTCCACGTGATTGCCACGCGTCGCGTGATTAACGAAATTAGCTTCAACACCATCGCTGCCAAGACCTACCGCATCGAAGGTGAAAGTATCCTGCGATGGGTCAAAATCCACAATGGTGGTGTGGTCAGGGTTTGGCCCAAAGTTTTTATCGACCCCGCCCTGCGGGTTGTGGAACTGGAACACGAAGGTATCCTGACCGGCACCCCCCGTCAGATTGTCTCTACCGTCGCCCGCGAAGAGGGCGTCGTCGCCGGCGCCGCCGTAGAGCTTGTCGTTATCCGCACCGAGGATGTTCGCAGCTAGAATGCGCGGTTTATCGCGGCCCATGTCGCCGTAGAGGTAGTCGTTACCCTCGTCGCCGAAGACCCGGTCATTGCCCACGCCACCGAATACCCTGTCATTGCCCTCGCCGGCAGAGATGGAGTCGTTGCCGAAACCACCATCGATCCAGTCGTCTCCCGTCGGATCGAGCATTAGATCATCGCCATTGCTGCCAAAGAGACTGTTGCTACCCTGGCCGCCTGAAATTACCTTTTCCATTGTGAATCCACCTTATGAAACAGCACCACGTCCGCCATTAAACTCATCCATATGCCTTATCGGACAATGAGAGTAATTGATTGTTTGGATAGAACACATCGAGATAGCGGATGTATCCTCGTGCGGTTCGCCCAGACGCGCAACGGCGCCATGTTGGTCTTGGTCCAGGTCTCATCGATGAACACCAGACGGGAAGGGTCGATCCGTCGGCGATACTTCAACCATTGCTGACGCCGGCCGCGCGATGTCGGAGGCGCCTCTGTTCGGCGGTGACTACTAGCGTCTTTATACTGAGCTTCTCGTCGTGAACGAACGCCCAAACCCACCTTCAGCCGCGCTCGGCCAGTTTCCGCGGCAAGGCCACGGAAGGTGAAGGCCTCATTGCGGCAGCGCTCAACTAATCACTCGCGGCACGCCGCACTGGCTCAACGCTGTTAAACGAAACCGGATTCAATCGGGACTGGATCGAAAAATGCCTCGCTCACGAAGACAGCCGCTCATCACGTGGTGTCTACAACAGGGCCGAGTATGAGCCGCAGCGTCGCCAATGCTGCAAAATGGGCCGATATGATTGATACGTGGGCGGCAGGGAAGAAGCACACGCCCGCACTTCAGCCGGCCTTGGACGCGGCGATTACTCTTGATCCGACTTAACAGGTCTCGCCTTTCGCAGTCTTACGTCGGGAGCATTGGAGAGCTGGGTCCTGCCGGCAGATGATGCGTTCCGCTGCTGCTCTATCCAAGCTTCGACTTCTGCCAAGTCCCAGACGACGCAGCGGGGGGTGAGATTGAACCGTCGCGGGAACTCGCCACGTTGTTCCATCTCATAAATGGTCGTGTCGGATAGCGGAACGATTTCCTTCAACTGCGACCGGCGTATAGTTCGCACGACTGGTCGCGACGCAAGGTGGGGCAGAACGGGAAGTGGCTCCGGCTGCCCGGTCCGACCGGATATGTCGAGTTCAGAAGACGGTAGTTGTTTGACCATATGCGTGACCGGTAGCTTGCTTACTGGTGGTCAACAATCACGCAACCTCGAGGAGTCTGGTACAGCCCTCAATTGCGACCACACATCCTCTCCGCAGACGAGCAGACCAAATCACTTTGGACCGTCTCACGCGCCGCATCTACGATTTAAAGCCGGAAGGCTGGAACGACGATTAACGATCGCTCCAGACTCGCGCCTCCTTGGCTCGACGCATCCGTCCGACCCGACGGAAACCGACGACTTCTACTACACAGTCCCGCCCGATCCGCTCGATGAACGTGAATTCTCGACTATCTGACATTGAAAGGGGCTGTGCGCAGCCACAGACACAGCGTTGAGGCGGGAAGCTAAGTGACTGATAAGGCAACATTATCATTCGTTTTAGTTGCGCGACAGGCTGTGCGTTTTGAGACGGAAGAGATGGCATAAAGCGCACCGCCGCTTTACCCTCGAAAGCATGATTCGCCTCGATCCAGCGATCGCTACGTCCGTCCTCACGCCGCCCACCGTTCCGGCCTGGGCGCTAGGCCGGGACGCGCCCAGTGACGCGGCCGCCGCCTTCCAGGCGGGAGCCGCACTGGCTTCGCTGGACACGCTTGCCCGCGCGCAACCTGCTTGGGCCGGCGCCTGGCGCCAGCGGCTGGCGCTCGACTGTGCCGCCGCCTCGATGCGGCTCGCCGGCCGCGCCGAGGATGAAGCCGCGCTGCGCGATGCCTGGCAGCTTTGCCCGGCCGGCGCCGATCCGGGTCCGGCCGGCACCATTTTTGGCGCCTGGCGCCAGTTGGTGCTGCAGCCGCCGGCGATCAGCGCCGATCGGCTGGCAAAAGTGACCGAGATGCTCGGGCTCGCCTGGGACAATGAGGCTCTCACCGACCTCTGCGCGCAGATCGAGCAACTGGCGGGCTCCCAACGCCCGGCGCCGTTCGCGGCGGCGGCGATCGCCGCGCACGTCGTCGCCATGCGGCCCGATGCCGAGCTGTTTGCCTGGTGGCTCGCCGACCTGGTGCTGGCGCGGGACTTGCGCTGGCCTCGGCCGTTGCCGCTGTTGATAGCGCGGGCTTTTGGGCCGGTCTTCCGCGCCGAGGCCGGCGGCGGCGCGCGCATCCGACCCTGGCAAAAGGGTTTTGAGCGCGCGGTCTGCGTCGCGCTGGTTCAGGGAGCGGCCGAGGCTTGTCGGTTGGCGGCCGAGTTGTCGCGCCGCGCTGAAAAACTGCTGGCGGTGGCGCCCCAACTGCGCGCCAAGGGAGCCGGCGACGTGATCGTTTTGCTCCTGAATGAAGATGCCGTGGCCGGATCGCTTGTGACAAAGAACCTGTCGCGCTTTGCGGCGCGGCGGCTGTTCGAGCGCCTCCAGCACCTCGGGGCCGTGCGCGAGCTCTCCGGCCGTCCGACCTTCCGGCTGTTTGGGCTGTAGCGATGAGCCAAGCCTCCGTCCGCCGCAAGCCGAACGAACAGCCGGTGCTGCTGGACACCGAGCTCGAGCACCTGCCGCCAGAACTGCGCTGGCGCGAGTGGACGGGCCGCGTCGAAGCGGTGATCTTTGCGGCAAATGAACCGGTGCCGCGCGACGTGCTGGCGCGGGTGGTGGGAAAAAACTGCAATCTCGACCTGGTCATCGACGACATCCGCGCCGAGCTCGCCGGCCGCCCCTACGAGTTGGTTTCCGTCGCCGGCGGTTGGCAGCACCGGACCAAGAAACTCTTTGGCGACGCCATCCACGCCGCCTTGGGCACCCCTGCGGGGCAGGGGACAAAGAGCTGTCGCAGTCGGAGGCCCTCGTCCTCATGTGCATCGCCTATTTCCAGCCGATCACGCGCGCCGATCTGTCGAGCTTCTTCGGCAAGGAGGTGTCGCGCGACCTGATCGGCGTGTTGCGCGCGCAGGACCTCATCGCCTCGGGACCGCGCAGCCCGCAGCCGGGCGCGCCCTACACCTATGTGACGACGAAAAACTTCCTGTCACAGTTCGGGCTCGACACGCTGCGCCAGCTGCCGGATTTCGAAGCGCTCGAGGACGCCGGGCTGCTGTCGAAAGAAAAGCTCTTGGCGGGCGACGTCATGCCCGCGTTTTCCGATCGGGATGAGGATCGGGTTAGGTAAAATGATGGCGCGCGAAGCGCCTTTGCGGTGGATATGCCGACGGTCCGCCGGAGGTAACCTCGAGCGTCTAGCGCGACGGAGGGCAAAAGTTGGGACCCACGCCAAGCTGCCGTGCACGTTTTCGCTGGGAGCAGCACTGCTTCCTGTGCTTTCGCGCCATTGGCCGCGACATCTTGAACAGACAAAGCGACGCTCACTGGGGGACGCGTCATTGGATCACCTGGCCGCCGACCTGCGCCGCGACTTCGGAGATGACGGGCCTCTCCTCCCGAAGTCTGAGAAACAAAACGGCGTTTCGCCGAGGCCTGTCCCGGGCGTGAAATTTTGCAACAGATTGTTAAACAATTGCCTTGGAGGCATGACATCAAACACGTAGAGGGCGCAAAGTAACCTTGGCCGCTTTGGCGTGCTCGAGCAAGCGTGGTGTCGAGTGGCGCGTCGACAACTATGTCTTTGGCAAGGGTGTTCGTCGACGCGGCCTGAGCATACGCCTCGGGCGGGATAGAACGGTGTTGTGGGTGCCCGGTCGGCTTAAAATTGGCTGCCAAGAAATGGCCTCGACGAGCAAGCCTCAACGGATCAGTAGCCGCTTCTGCTCACGATCCCGCTGTACTCCACGGCCACGGAGGCACGTCCTCGCTAACGACGGTCGTCAGCAGTCCACAAAAGCTGGCCGCTCCGTACGAAGAAGTGAGCTCCGCAGCTCTGGGTCTCCCAGATCGAAGGCGAAACGGTCGGGCGGTTCAGCCAGTCGATACGCAAGGTCCATCGTTGCCGCGCCTCTGCCGTCTGTAGCTGGATATGTTCGCCGCAGCGAGGACATGCCAGGTGGGCCCATTTGGGATAGCCGTCGCGGACCTCGTGATAAAGCATCCCAGGTGCGAGCACGTCAGGAGCCTCCGGTACTTCGCACGCCAGAAAATGAGGGCGCTGCAAAACACGACACGCGCCAAGCCATTCGACCCACGATAGAGGCAGTCGGAACTTCATCACAGCACCAGATCCAGCAACGGTGTCATGTCGCCGCGTCCATCGTAATGCCGGCGGCCGCAGATCTTGCATTCGGGTTTAGACTTGCCCTGTGGGAGCGTGTCCGAATCCTTCAGATATCTGAAAGACCGCACCCGTTCGGAAGCATGCTCATCAGGCCCGCGAAATCCGTTCAGGCGGTGAAAGAGTTCATTGACGGCCATTGCAGCGACCTCTGTCGTGAAGGTCACCACGACAGGGTTGGGGTCAGGGTTGCCCGTCACATACCCAGCTTGCTGTCGTGCGGCCAGAAGTTCGTCGTCCCGTCGCAGGCTGTCCAGGAACATCTGCTCATCCTTGATCAGGCCTCGGCACGTCTGACATGGGTAGCCTGGTTGAACAACCGTCACACGTCCGTCGAAGGTGTCGTAGCCACCCTGATCGTTCGGTTCGATCAGAAGCCCGAGATCGATAACAGGAACGTAGTAGAAATGGGCTAGCCGATTCAGCACCTCCCGCCCAAGATGATCGTCGGTGCAACCGAAAACTACGTCGCAGGCGCGCAACGCCGCCAGAGCCTCAGGGTGGGAATCGAAGTGCGGCAAACGAACGATGCTGGTGGGCAGCCCCAACTCAGCGATCCCCTCTCCGACAACGTCGACCTTCAGGCGTCTTAGATTGGCATCATAGCGGGTCGCAAAGTGGAGACGGCCAAGGTTCGTGTCTTCGACTCGATCCGGATCGATCAGCGCTAGGTGCCGCGCGCCGATTCGCGATACAAGGGCCGCCACGGCGGAACCAGTGCCACCCAGACCGACGATTCCTATCTTTAGCTTGGCTAGCTGGCCGGACGTCCGGGCACCGAAAGCGCGACGTTGGCGGTCCAACTCTGCCGTATTCGAATCCCCAACTGCCGCACCGAAATCCCAACGTTCGCCGATCACCACAATGTCCGAGAAAATCTCAGGCCGAAGTTCGGGGCCGAACACGCGCCCGACGAAAGCTCCGTCGCGATCCATGATAACCGATAGATGCGGCCGCCGGCTTTCGAGGCGATTGAAAGCGAGTGAAAAAAGAGCCTGATCCGACTCGTCATCATGCGTCGAGAATTTCAGGACACCCCGGGGGTGCGAGTGAAACACCGCCACTGCTAAATCCTGGCTCTCCGCCCTCTTGAGCAACCCGTAGAACGGCGCGGTCGACCACGTGAAACCATCCGGTCGACGCTCGTGATATGCCTCGGGTGGCACTGCAACCACCTCCCTTACGACAAATCGTTCGTCAACCTCGCCGTTCCAGGGATTGTGAATACGCGAGCGGCCGCATAGCGCCATTGCCGCGGCCTCGTTTTCATCGGAAAGCAGCAATTCTCGCAGCCGTCGGCGGTGGTCTTCAAGCATCCGCAGGCTAAAATGTGTCATGCTGCCCGCAATCCCGAATGGATGTATTGGAGGTAGGTTGCGAGTCCGTCGATGTCGGCGCGCCATTCTCCGTCAGTCAAATGACGCGACCAAAACTGCCAGTTTTCCCCGAACAGAACCTGCTGTCCGTTAGCCCTGTCGACCTCACGCCCGTCCAGGTGGAAGAGGCCTGGCGACACATACCAGCTGTCCAGCCTCACTTTTGCATATCCCGGAGGGATGAGGACTAGCAAGCGGACCTGGCCACCCGGAACAGGCTGGCCGTTCACCTTTCGAGCGAGGTTCGCCGGAACTTCGAATTCGGGAAACTCTATTCCCCTGCGGATATCCTGACCCGCAGCCTCTTCTCGAAGCGTGTACCGCAGCGATTTCTGCGCGAGGTATATCTGATCATCTTCGGGCAGGAACATGTTTTGCTCACGCGCCAGGAGAAGTCGCAGGCTTGCGCGTGGTAAACCGCTTGCGCCCGGGAGGCGGAGCCTTTTCGTCAAGGTGCACAGCTTGACCGTCGCCGATTTCCGGATCTCCGCCCGGGCCTGGTACGATCTGATTCACGACCCAGTCTGCCGGGCTGCCGGCCAAATGCCTGATCTCGGCGCCAGTGATCGTCTCCGTCGCCCAGTTATGTTCGACGCGATTGACGATCAGGTGAAACTGGAGTCCCTGGTTTCCACCATGCCCTTGATTGTCACCTTTGTCCCCGGCGGAGGCGTTGCCTTTACCTTGGCTGACTCCGCCGCTGGATGCTTGATCGTTTTCAGTCATGTGGTTCTCCTAACTATTGCCTCGCCGTCAGGCGGGTATCTCGACTAACTAAATGATGCTGGCCTTGATTGCCGCCACGTCGCTTCCAGTGCTGGAGTCGTGCTACCGTGTGGTCTTCCGTGAGCCGTCCAAATACGCTTTCAAGGTGTGTTTTTGTTCTGCATATCGAACAACAGAATCGTTCGGTTGTCAAGCAGGTCTCCGTGCGGTATACATCGAACGACGCAAACCATTCAAAACACTGGGAGAATCTGCAAAGCATGCCGGCGACGCTCCGCGAGAAGCTCAAAAGATTGCGAACCGCCAAGGGCTACTCCCTAGACGAACTCGCCCGACTCTCCGGAGCCAGCAAAAGCTATCTTTGGGAACTTGAGAATCGCGACGAGCGGAAGCCCTCGGCTGAAAAATTGGTGGAAATAGCTCGCGTTCTCGATGTGACGACTGACTATCTCACGGATGATAAGGCAGAATTTGACGACGCTCAGGTCAAGGAAGCCTTTTTCCGCAAGTTCAATCGCCTTGACGACGACACGAAGAGCAAGATCATGGATATGATCGACACCTGGAGCAAAAAGAAGTGAAGATGCCGACGACTTGGGGCGGATGGGCCTCCCGCGTATCGGCATATGTCAAGCAGGGAAAAGAGCTACTCGGGCAGCCAAGGTTTCCTGTTCGCATCGCGGAGATCGCTCCTGACTATTCCCGAAACGTTTTTCCGAATGAACCGATCACGCTGGTGCGAGGCCAGGATTTTCAAGGAAAGTTTGAAGGCGCCCTCGTTCCAAATGACAAGCGTAATGAGTGGGCCATTTTCTTCGACTCCGGGCACGCATCCAAGGGCCGTATCAATTTTTCCCAGGCCCATGAGTTCGGCCACTATCTCACGCATCGCCACCTCAGCGGAAAGCCATTCTACTGCTCGCGCCGGGATATGTGGGGTTGGGATTCCGCTTATGGCCAGATGGAGTCGGAGGCGAACCGCTTTGCCTCCTTTGTACTCATGCCGCCTGACGACTTCCGACTGCAAACCGCGGATTTCCGGCGGCCAACTCTCGCGCAATTCGAGCCGCTACGCCAAAGGTATGAGGTATCGTTGACGGCAGCCGTGCTCAATTGGTTGAAGGATACCAAGCGGCGCGCGATGCTGGTGGTTAGTCGGGATGGATTCATCGACTGGTCTTGGGGCAGCGAGGCGTTGTTCAAATCAGGCGTTTTCTTCAAAGCCAGGCAGATGACAATTCAGGTCCCCGAGTCGTCGCTGGCGGCGCTCGGCCGACGCAGTGGCCTCACCGAAATCGAGCATGCCGCGGGAATATGGAATCCGACAGAGCCAGTCTTCGAGTCGGCCGTGTTTTCTGAGTATCACGACATGACCCTATCGTTGTTGATCTATCTTGGCTCTGGAGCCGACCGATGGTCCGAACGATCCGAGGAAGATCTCGGCATAAAGGATGCCTTCGAGGTCTTTCAGCGCCAGCTCTAATCGCGTTTTCAGTCGGTGAGGGAAGGGCTGTCCGCCGAACTCGTACGTCGGTGTCGCCCAGGTGAGAGATCCGTTTTGGAGAAATCTACCGGTCTGCCTGGCTGTCGTGCCAGTCGGCTTACGCGGAATCAGAGAAGCCCATCGCCGCACAAACGAAAATGGGCAACTCGCTTTCCAAACCAAACTTGTCCGATCAGGGCCTGCGTCACGTTCCCTTCAAACTATCGTTTTCACAAAGTCGCTGATGTTAGGTTTTTGCCGATCGAGCTGCGACTGATTTACTGTAATGGTTCTGCCGGCAAGATTCTTGGTGCCGGCATGCAATCCCATAATCGGGATTCCAAGCGCTCCCGAAATCACAGAGGCGGTATTAGCATCGTTGATTTCCGCCTGGAACATGCGCCGAAAGTCCCGCTGGGAGGAAGGAATTTGTGTGCCGGACGGGTGAATGGCGAACAAGCTCGGGTTGCTCTTCCAAACGTTCCAGATTTCGGCGCCGATCTCATTGACAACTGTCTTGAACGCGCCGGCAGCTCCTAAATTCATCTGCGTCAGTCTGTTCCCCACATAACTGTAGATACGCGGTATCGACATTCTCCAGCGCTGGGATTCAAGGAAAAACTGGGACTGCGGAGCACCAGCAATGCGGGTGATTCCGTAGAGTAGCGCGAGCACAGCCTTGACCGCACGCTTTGAAGATCCATCTGCTGAGAAGGGGATAATGAGATTGTCCGAGGCTGACATTGCAAGCTCTGTGTAGACCGTGAAGCTGGGGTTGCAGTCGATGAAGACGGTCGAATCTTGCACGCCCCAAGACCGGCGAATATCCGCTATGAGATCAGATATCCAAAAGTGCACGATTCGCCATGCGTCGGCTGGCCCTGGTGTGGTTGCATTCGCGACACGAGAGGCTTGAATCTCGAGTTCCTCATCGCCGACGACCAGATATAGGTTACTTGGAACTGCATCATTGAAAGGCCGCACCTGGGATACATATGAAGCTCCAACATTCGGGCTCATATAAGGACTTAAAATTCTTTCTTCGATGTATCCCGCGATCGTTTTACGACGGGCTGCCGCCGTCAAGGCAATCTGATCCAAGTGTCTCTCGCCATCAATGATCCCACCGAGAAGCATACTAGACGAATTCGATTGCGGGCATAAATCGATCACAAGTACTTTCTCATTCGGGTGGGTACGCGCGTATTCTGCTGCGATCTGGAAAGTCAGGTAGCTTTTCCCAACTCCCCCTTTGTTATTCCAAATTGCATAAACTGACATATTTCGCGCTCCGACATGGCTCCCACTCTCTCTGCCAGAAAAATGAGCCTTACTGTTAGAGTTTTTCGACTGCCGGCGGTGAAGTTCAAGCGAATTTTGAGGGTATCGAACTGGCCGACGCGGTCTGGGGATGGGTGCGACCCTTACTGGTAAACGTAGACGAGTGCTGACCACCCGCAAGGATGGCTAGGCATCCAAACCGATCCAAAGGCATACACGTCGACGTGTTTTAAGGCGGACGAAAGGGTTAGAACCTGCTGCCGGCCTCGATCAGGTCCTGAATATCGGTTGCGGTTTTTTTGAATTCCGGTTTGGACTTGAGCGCCCCCAGCCGCTGCATGATGTCCTCGAAATCGAGAAACGGTTCAATATCCCGTCTTTTCAGAATTTTGAATGTCCCGCGGTCACTGCTGCTGATTTCTGATGTGAGCCCCTTCAGGACTTCCAAAAGCCCTTCATCTGATCTGATATGATCAGCCAACTTTTGGCGCGGCCCTTCTTCATCCCCCGCCTGATGCCAAGCGTACAGGATGTCGAGGGCGCTTCGAGACCGCAGGATTTCCGCGACGGTCATTCCCGCATATCGCTTGAGCATGATGCCCGTCGCGGCGTCCAATTGGTGCTCAGTGACTAACAACCGGTCGCCAACAGGGCGGCTCTGGTCGCCGTATCGGCCATGGGCGAAAACCTCACGCCTAAAGACATAAGTGAGCCAACCGATGGCCGCGCCAGTGGCAAACATGTCGTCGGTCACGCGATCGCGTTCGGCCGCTTCGAGGCGCGAAGACACAAGGCGGATCAGGGGGAGGGTCCTGTCCCAAAGGGAACTGAATGCGAACCCGTCAAACGGGCGAAGCCGGAACGCTTCGTCCATTGAGTTGGCGAGGGCCATAAGCAGGTTGCGGCATTGCCCGGCATCCAAAGTTTCATAGGCGCCGCCCTTGATCCGCTCGACCATCAGGTCGCATTTGCTCAGCGATCCAGCCGCATTGTCTCGGTGCAACGCTAACAACATCGCGGATGTCTTCTCCGGATCGGACGCTAGCGCGCGCCACATGACGTCGTAATCGGCCTGCGTAAGGGCGTGTGACGGACTCGCCATGGCAAAATAGAGCCGGTAGTGATCGGGACTTGCCAGGCGACGCTTTTGAATCGCGGTGTCCCTCGAACGGTCATCCACCCTTTCAAACAGCTTGAATGGGGCACCGTCTTTGGAAAAGTCGGGTATGAGGCCCGGCAACTGCGTTGAAAACACATGCCGGTATACGTGATCGTCGAACGCAGCTCCCCCGGCCGCCGCTTCCAGCTTCGCCGATTGGTGGTTCTTTTCCGCGTCTTCGATGCGCGCCGTCCCTAGGGCCAACGCTGCGGCCGATCCGCAATAATCTTCAATCCAGCGATACAGGTTTGGATTCCCGTCTTTGATCAATTGCAGCCAGACGAGGTCTGCCAGATCAGCGCCGATTTCGCGCAAGGGCGGCCAAAAAAACCGGACTGAGTCCAGAGCCCGGACCACCGATCGGGGCGTACGCAGTTGCCGCCCGCCTTCGTAATCTATCACCTGGCGAAGCCGCTCGCGTTCGTCTTCGTCCTTTACGGCAGCGAGCTGCTGGAGGTCCTCCGTAAACCACTGGCGCAGCTGAAACGTCTCCGGCCTGGGCACCATGACCGTCAGCTGAACGATCTTCTCCAAAAACGCGCCGCCATCTTGCACACTGGCCGCTTCCTGGATGCTGTGGCTGAGCACGTCGCTATCATAGCAAAGCACGTAGATAATACTTGGCAGGTCGATCACGGACTTGACGAGGCGAAGGATCTCGATGATCTCGGCTGGTTCTAATCGATCGACGTCATCAATAGTCACGACGAAGCGGTGACCAAGATCGCGCAACGAC
It contains:
- a CDS encoding E2/UBC family protein, producing MFLPEDDQIYLAQKSLRYTLREEAAGQDIRRGIEFPEFEVPANLARKVNGQPVPGGQVRLLVLIPPGYAKVRLDSWYVSPGLFHLDGREVDRANGQQVLFGENWQFWSRHLTDGEWRADIDGLATYLQYIHSGLRAA
- a CDS encoding calcium-binding protein: MEKVISGGQGSNSLFGSNGDDLMLDPTGDDWIDGGFGNDSISAGEGNDRVFGGVGNDRVFGDEGNDYLYGDMGRDKPRILAANILGADNDKLYGGAGDDALFAGDGRDNLTGGAGQDTFVFQFHNPQGGVDKNFGPNPDHTTIVDFDPSQDTFTFDAVGLGSDGVEANFVNHATRGNHVDTFYSGPANGANGEHVVVITHHSFADGSAAAKGISGEAAGDIIAYFNYNTMTAELGYVTSENNVDDFAHLGNVQSLLDLADLSLTASDFRFC
- a CDS encoding ParA family protein, which produces MSVYAIWNNKGGVGKSYLTFQIAAEYARTHPNEKVLVIDLCPQSNSSSMLLGGIIDGERHLDQIALTAAARRKTIAGYIEERILSPYMSPNVGASYVSQVRPFNDAVPSNLYLVVGDEELEIQASRVANATTPGPADAWRIVHFWISDLIADIRRSWGVQDSTVFIDCNPSFTVYTELAMSASDNLIIPFSADGSSKRAVKAVLALLYGITRIAGAPQSQFFLESQRWRMSIPRIYSYVGNRLTQMNLGAAGAFKTVVNEIGAEIWNVWKSNPSLFAIHPSGTQIPSSQRDFRRMFQAEINDANTASVISGALGIPIMGLHAGTKNLAGRTITVNQSQLDRQKPNISDFVKTIV
- a CDS encoding HesA/MoeB/ThiF family protein; translation: MTHFSLRMLEDHRRRLRELLLSDENEAAAMALCGRSRIHNPWNGEVDERFVVREVVAVPPEAYHERRPDGFTWSTAPFYGLLKRAESQDLAVAVFHSHPRGVLKFSTHDDESDQALFSLAFNRLESRRPHLSVIMDRDGAFVGRVFGPELRPEIFSDIVVIGERWDFGAAVGDSNTAELDRQRRAFGARTSGQLAKLKIGIVGLGGTGSAVAALVSRIGARHLALIDPDRVEDTNLGRLHFATRYDANLRRLKVDVVGEGIAELGLPTSIVRLPHFDSHPEALAALRACDVVFGCTDDHLGREVLNRLAHFYYVPVIDLGLLIEPNDQGGYDTFDGRVTVVQPGYPCQTCRGLIKDEQMFLDSLRRDDELLAARQQAGYVTGNPDPNPVVVTFTTEVAAMAVNELFHRLNGFRGPDEHASERVRSFRYLKDSDTLPQGKSKPECKICGRRHYDGRGDMTPLLDLVL
- a CDS encoding DUF6527 family protein, with translation MQDLRPPALRWTRRHDTVAGSGAVMKFRLPLSWVEWLGACRVLQRPHFLACEVPEAPDVLAPGMLYHEVRDGYPKWAHLACPRCGEHIQLQTAEARQRWTLRIDWLNRPTVSPSIWETQSCGAHFFVRSGQLLWTADDRR
- a CDS encoding multiubiquitin domain-containing protein: MTENDQASSGGVSQGKGNASAGDKGDNQGHGGNQGLQFHLIVNRVEHNWATETITGAEIRHLAGSPADWVVNQIVPGPGGDPEIGDGQAVHLDEKAPPPGRKRFTTRKPATSPGA
- a CDS encoding P-loop NTPase fold protein gives rise to the protein MKPTDHSVRGDRALGAGDKDKLGFREVAKRIAASLVDRASEDGLVVGLEGAWGSGKSSLLYLVGEELENLPLAQRPAVIHFRPWLIGNRDALISSLFTELSNQLDQVALDAGDATRISAKKAKKAGDALRRFMSGLSKTGDLIELAGDVTGVGPLKYVGKGVKAIWRAVAGKKAPPQLASLKDGLVKSLRDLGHRFVVTIDDVDRLEPAEIIEILRLVKSVIDLPSIIYVLCYDSDVLSHSIQEAASVQDGGAFLEKIVQLTVMVPRPETFQLRQWFTEDLQQLAAVKDEDERERLRQVIDYEGGRQLRTPRSVVRALDSVRFFWPPLREIGADLADLVWLQLIKDGNPNLYRWIEDYCGSAAALALGTARIEDAEKNHQSAKLEAAAGGAAFDDHVYRHVFSTQLPGLIPDFSKDGAPFKLFERVDDRSRDTAIQKRRLASPDHYRLYFAMASPSHALTQADYDVMWRALASDPEKTSAMLLALHRDNAAGSLSKCDLMVERIKGGAYETLDAGQCRNLLMALANSMDEAFRLRPFDGFAFSSLWDRTLPLIRLVSSRLEAAERDRVTDDMFATGAAIGWLTYVFRREVFAHGRYGDQSRPVGDRLLVTEHQLDAATGIMLKRYAGMTVAEILRSRSALDILYAWHQAGDEEGPRQKLADHIRSDEGLLEVLKGLTSEISSSDRGTFKILKRRDIEPFLDFEDIMQRLGALKSKPEFKKTATDIQDLIEAGSRF
- a CDS encoding DUF1403 family protein, coding for MIRLDPAIATSVLTPPTVPAWALGRDAPSDAAAAFQAGAALASLDTLARAQPAWAGAWRQRLALDCAAASMRLAGRAEDEAALRDAWQLCPAGADPGPAGTIFGAWRQLVLQPPAISADRLAKVTEMLGLAWDNEALTDLCAQIEQLAGSQRPAPFAAAAIAAHVVAMRPDAELFAWWLADLVLARDLRWPRPLPLLIARAFGPVFRAEAGGGARIRPWQKGFERAVCVALVQGAAEACRLAAELSRRAEKLLAVAPQLRAKGAGDVIVLLLNEDAVAGSLVTKNLSRFAARRLFERLQHLGAVRELSGRPTFRLFGL
- a CDS encoding helix-turn-helix transcriptional regulator — its product is MRTIRRSQLKEIVPLSDTTIYEMEQRGEFPRRFNLTPRCVVWDLAEVEAWIEQQRNASSAGRTQLSNAPDVRLRKARPVKSDQE
- a CDS encoding helix-turn-helix domain-containing protein, with amino-acid sequence MPATLREKLKRLRTAKGYSLDELARLSGASKSYLWELENRDERKPSAEKLVEIARVLDVTTDYLTDDKAEFDDAQVKEAFFRKFNRLDDDTKSKIMDMIDTWSKKK
- a CDS encoding ImmA/IrrE family metallo-endopeptidase codes for the protein MPTTWGGWASRVSAYVKQGKELLGQPRFPVRIAEIAPDYSRNVFPNEPITLVRGQDFQGKFEGALVPNDKRNEWAIFFDSGHASKGRINFSQAHEFGHYLTHRHLSGKPFYCSRRDMWGWDSAYGQMESEANRFASFVLMPPDDFRLQTADFRRPTLAQFEPLRQRYEVSLTAAVLNWLKDTKRRAMLVVSRDGFIDWSWGSEALFKSGVFFKARQMTIQVPESSLAALGRRSGLTEIEHAAGIWNPTEPVFESAVFSEYHDMTLSLLIYLGSGADRWSERSEEDLGIKDAFEVFQRQL